GAGCAGGCCGTAACCGGTCATCGCCACCTTCCAGTAGCGGTGACTCCGGCCGACGTAAGCACCGGTGGCGGACCGCAGTGCGTATCCTATGAGTTCGCCTGATCCGGCGACCAGCCCGACGACGGCCGCACTCCCCCCGAGGAGGAGGAGGTAGGGGCCGGTGACGCTCCGGGCGCCGTTCGAGACCAGGCTCCCCAGGAGACTTGCCGCGCCGAGCAACAGGATGAGCCGAACAGAGAGGTCGCGGACCTCCTGCCGGTTTTCCGGAGAGGGATCGGGCATACTCCCCGTGGTCTTGGAGGACCGTTCTCATTAAGTACTGCACGGAAGGCAGCAGTGCCCTTATTTGCGCTCGCCGCGAATACCTTCTTAGCACAACCCCCGGAACGGGATCGGACCGTCTGGGGAGGCACGAGGGATACCTGTGGAGCAGGAGGACAGCCGGCCGTATTCGCGCAGATTCATCCTGATACTGGTCACCGTCGCCACGTTCTTAAACCCGTTCACGGGCTCCGCGATCAACCTTGCCCTGCCCGCCATCGGGGTTGAGTTCTCCGCAGACGCCGCCACGCTTGCCTGGATCTCCAGCGCTTACCTCCTCGCATCGGTCATCTTCCTCCTCCCCGCCGGAAGGCTCGGCGACTCCCGGGGAAAGGTCACCGTCTTCGTGATCGGGATCGTGGTCTACACCGCCGGGGCCGTTCTCACCATCTTCACGCCCACGATAGGCCTCCTCCTCCTCTTCCGCTTCCTGCAGGGGATGGGCGGCGCCATGATCTACGCAAACAGCGTGGCCCTGATCACCCATCTTTACCCGCCCGGCGAGCGGGGCTACGCGATCGGGCTCAACACCACCGCCGTCTACGCCGGGCTTTCGCTCGGCCCGTTCCTCGGGGGCGCCCTGACCCAGTTCCTCGGCTGGCGGAGCATCTTCATCGTAACAGCGCTCCTCGCCGTCCCGGTCCTCCTCTACGCCGGTAAGTTCCCGGCATTCTTGAACGAGCGGCAGCGCGAGCACTTCGACGTCGCGGGGCTGGTCCTCTCCTCCGCCCTGATCTTCTGTCTCTTCCTGGGCCTGGCCTCGGCGACCACCCCGACCGGCGCGGTACTCCTTGCGGCGTCCCTCCTGCTCGGGGCGGCCTTCTTCCGGGTGGAGCGGCGGCAGCCCTGCCCCCTCCTCCCGGTCTCGCTCCTCGAGAAGAACAGGGTCTTTGCCGCCTCGAACGGCGCCGCCCTGATCAACTACAGCGCCACGTTCGCGGTCGGGTTCCTCCTCTCTCTCTACCTCCAGTACATCCGGGGCTACGAACCCGTCGCTGCAGGCACCCTGCTCCTGGTCCAGCCGATCATCCAGGTCTTCGTCGCCCCGGTGGCGGGCCGCCTCGCCGACCGGATGCAGCCCGGGCACGTCGCCTCTGTGGGGATGGCGCTCTCGGCCGCGGCACTCTTCGGCTTCTCCATGCTCGGCGAGACTACATCGATCGCCGTGATCCTCATCCTTCTGGTCCTGCTGGGCGTGGGGCTCGGGCTTTTTTCGTCCCCGAACACCACTGCCATCATGGGCTGCGTGGAGAAGCGGTTCTTCGGCAGCGCATCGGCGATGGTGGCGATGATGCGGTCGCTCGGAATGATGCTGAGCATGGGGGCGGTCCTCGTGGTCTTTGCGGTCATCATGGGATCGACGACCGTCACACCGGCGATATTCCCGGAGTTCCTCGTGAGCGTGCGGCTGATTTTCCTCGCCTTTGCGGTCCTCTCGGTCTTTGGCGTCTCCTTATCGCTCCGCAGGAACAGATGTTGACGGAAGGCTCCGGGCTTCCCGAAATAATCCCTCTGGAACGAAGAGGAAGCGTTAAAACTCCCGACATCCTGTGATCTCTTTGAACTGATGGAACTGGTGATCGGAAAGAACG
The genomic region above belongs to Methanoculleus oceani and contains:
- a CDS encoding MFS transporter, whose protein sequence is MEQEDSRPYSRRFILILVTVATFLNPFTGSAINLALPAIGVEFSADAATLAWISSAYLLASVIFLLPAGRLGDSRGKVTVFVIGIVVYTAGAVLTIFTPTIGLLLLFRFLQGMGGAMIYANSVALITHLYPPGERGYAIGLNTTAVYAGLSLGPFLGGALTQFLGWRSIFIVTALLAVPVLLYAGKFPAFLNERQREHFDVAGLVLSSALIFCLFLGLASATTPTGAVLLAASLLLGAAFFRVERRQPCPLLPVSLLEKNRVFAASNGAALINYSATFAVGFLLSLYLQYIRGYEPVAAGTLLLVQPIIQVFVAPVAGRLADRMQPGHVASVGMALSAAALFGFSMLGETTSIAVILILLVLLGVGLGLFSSPNTTAIMGCVEKRFFGSASAMVAMMRSLGMMLSMGAVLVVFAVIMGSTTVTPAIFPEFLVSVRLIFLAFAVLSVFGVSLSLRRNRC